One genomic window of Thioclava sp. GXIMD4216 includes the following:
- a CDS encoding lipoprotein-releasing ABC transporter permease subunit, with protein MAGQSRPFSAFEFMIAWRYLRARRAEGGVSVMTWISLIGITLGVAALIITLAVRAGFRAEFVDTILGANPHVTVYSAPTEVVEGSGVYSRIIRDYDARAKRIAAIPGVTDAAPLVKGQVMATFNDRNNVGEVFGIRKADLEKIPGVAHSDQAIGSLDNFDQGIAIGSGMARDLGIGLGDKLRLLSPEGAKTAFGTSPRVSAYTVTYIFSAGRYDIDQTRIYMPFTEAQSYFNREGGADEIDVSVTDPENVDNWTPQLMEAGGEGTMLWTWRDSSGSFLKALTMEDNVMFIILSVLVLIASMNITSGLIMLVKNKGRDIGILRTMGLTEGSILRVFFLCGAFTGVIGTLAGLVVGVVFSLNIQHIMDGLNALNGGDVWDASVRGIYELPAKLQVMDVVKSVGLSLGLSFVVTIFPARRAARLNPVEALRYE; from the coding sequence ATGGCTGGCCAAAGCAGGCCCTTCTCGGCGTTTGAATTCATGATTGCCTGGCGCTACTTGCGGGCACGTCGGGCCGAAGGCGGGGTCTCGGTGATGACCTGGATCAGCCTGATCGGCATCACGCTGGGGGTGGCTGCGCTGATCATCACGCTGGCCGTGCGCGCGGGCTTCCGCGCGGAATTCGTGGATACCATTCTTGGTGCAAATCCCCATGTCACGGTCTATTCGGCACCAACCGAGGTGGTGGAGGGCTCGGGCGTCTATAGCCGGATCATCCGTGATTATGACGCACGCGCCAAGCGCATCGCCGCAATTCCCGGTGTGACAGATGCCGCGCCCTTGGTGAAAGGGCAGGTGATGGCCACGTTCAACGACCGCAACAATGTGGGCGAGGTGTTCGGCATCCGCAAAGCGGATCTGGAAAAAATCCCCGGCGTGGCGCATTCGGATCAGGCCATTGGCAGTCTGGACAATTTCGATCAGGGCATCGCCATCGGGTCCGGCATGGCGCGCGACCTTGGCATCGGTCTGGGGGACAAGCTGCGCCTTCTGTCGCCCGAAGGGGCCAAGACCGCCTTTGGCACCAGCCCGCGGGTCTCGGCCTATACGGTGACCTATATCTTCTCGGCGGGGCGCTATGACATCGACCAGACCCGCATCTATATGCCCTTCACCGAGGCGCAGAGCTATTTCAACCGCGAGGGTGGGGCCGACGAGATTGATGTCAGTGTGACCGACCCCGAGAATGTGGATAACTGGACGCCCCAGCTTATGGAGGCGGGCGGCGAGGGCACCATGCTCTGGACATGGCGCGACAGCTCGGGGAGCTTTCTCAAGGCGCTGACGATGGAGGATAATGTGATGTTCATTATCCTGTCGGTGCTGGTGCTGATTGCCTCGATGAATATCACCTCGGGCCTGATCATGCTGGTCAAGAACAAGGGCCGCGACATCGGGATCTTGCGCACGATGGGGCTGACCGAAGGCTCGATCCTGCGGGTGTTTTTTCTGTGTGGCGCCTTTACCGGCGTGATCGGCACCCTTGCGGGGCTGGTCGTGGGGGTGGTGTTCTCGCTGAATATCCAGCACATCATGGACGGGCTGAATGCGCTTAATGGCGGCGATGTCTGGGATGCCTCGGTGCGCGGCATCTACGAGCTTCCCGCCAAGCTGCAGGTGATGGATGTGGTCAAATCCGTGGGCCTGTCGCTTGGGCTCAGCTTTGTGGTGACAATT
- a CDS encoding cytochrome c peroxidase codes for MPMPVLFRLSAFVLGVACAVPLAAPLAAQEAAPAPWVAWGEMLFHDTELSQNGTQSCATCHDPALAFTDPRESQAGRAVSLGDDMTSLGDRNAPTLGYARFSPAFGQDGSGIYRGGQFHDGRAKDLTEQARGPLFNPIEMGLASAGLFARRLAENPDQARLARDLAGIADPEADPEATLAAATKAIAAFEATDEFAPFDSRYDRFLRGEIELTDEEELGRILFFSQQFTNCNQCHQLRATPGEAGETFSNYQYHNIGVPVNVAARGLNGVASDFHDQGLLANPAITDPAQAGKFKVPTLRNVAVTGPYMHNGVFSDLRTVILFYNTYNTKRPERHINPETGKPFAPPEVAGTLSLKELEIGPALDDQRIDALVAFLKTLTDARYEPLLEP; via the coding sequence ATGCCGATGCCCGTTCTGTTCCGTCTGTCCGCGTTTGTCCTTGGCGTTGCCTGTGCGGTACCGCTTGCCGCGCCACTTGCCGCGCAAGAGGCGGCACCCGCGCCTTGGGTCGCGTGGGGGGAGATGCTGTTTCACGACACCGAGCTGTCGCAGAATGGCACGCAATCCTGCGCCACCTGCCATGATCCGGCGCTGGCCTTCACTGATCCACGTGAATCACAGGCGGGGCGGGCAGTGTCTTTGGGCGATGACATGACAAGTCTGGGCGACAGGAACGCGCCGACTTTGGGCTATGCGCGCTTTTCCCCCGCCTTCGGTCAGGATGGCTCGGGGATCTATCGTGGCGGGCAGTTCCATGACGGGCGTGCCAAGGATCTGACCGAGCAGGCGCGTGGCCCGCTGTTCAACCCGATCGAGATGGGGCTGGCATCGGCGGGGCTGTTTGCCCGGCGACTGGCTGAAAACCCCGATCAGGCGCGGCTGGCCCGCGATCTGGCGGGCATTGCCGACCCCGAAGCCGACCCCGAAGCCACTTTGGCCGCCGCCACCAAGGCGATTGCCGCCTTCGAGGCCACGGACGAATTCGCCCCTTTCGACAGCCGCTATGACCGTTTTCTGCGCGGCGAGATCGAATTGACGGATGAAGAGGAACTGGGGCGCATCCTGTTCTTTTCGCAGCAGTTTACAAATTGCAACCAGTGCCATCAGCTGCGCGCGACACCGGGCGAGGCGGGGGAGACCTTCTCGAATTACCAATACCATAATATCGGTGTTCCGGTGAATGTTGCCGCGCGCGGGCTGAATGGTGTGGCCAGCGATTTCCACGATCAGGGGCTTCTGGCCAACCCCGCCATCACCGACCCCGCACAGGCGGGCAAGTTCAAGGTGCCGACCCTGCGCAATGTGGCGGTCACCGGCCCCTATATGCATAACGGGGTGTTCTCCGACCTGCGCACGGTGATCCTGTTCTACAACACCTATAACACCAAGCGCCCCGAGCGGCATATCAACCCCGAAACCGGCAAGCCCTTTGCGCCGCCGGAAGTGGCGGGGACGCTGTCCCTTAAAGAGCTGGAGATCGGGCCTGCGCTGGATGACCAGCGTATCGACGCGCTGGTGGCGTTTCTCAAGACCCTGACCGATGCGCGCTACGAGCCGCTGCTGGAGCCGTAA
- the proS gene encoding proline--tRNA ligase yields MRLSRYFLPVLKENPSEAQIASHRLMLRAGMIKQQQAGIYSWLPLGYKVLRRIEQIVHEEQIRAGHIPVLMPTMQSAELWQESGRYDAYGPEMLRIKDRHGRDMLYGPTNEEMITDIFRAHVESYKSLPMTLYQIQWKFRDEVRPRFGVMRGREFFMKDGYSFDLTREDALHAYNRHMVSYLRTYERMGLTAIPMRADSGPIGGDNTHEFLVLAPTGESEVFYDSNVTDLTLGDREVDYDNREEVEAICKEFTTLYARTDETHDEAIFNEVPEERRKSARGIEVGQIFYFGTKYSESMGAVVQTPDGSKVPVEMGSHGIGVSRLVGALIEANHDDKGIIWPEGVTPFHVGIVNLKQGDAACDSACDALYAALVKAGLDPLYDDRNERAGAKFATMDLIGLPWRITVGPRGLAANKVELTSRRSGESEEMSADAAVAKIIEIYAPHR; encoded by the coding sequence ATGCGTCTTTCCCGTTACTTTCTTCCCGTTCTGAAGGAAAACCCGTCCGAGGCGCAGATTGCCTCGCACCGGCTGATGCTGCGTGCCGGCATGATCAAGCAACAGCAGGCCGGTATCTATTCGTGGCTGCCGCTGGGCTATAAGGTTCTGCGCCGTATCGAACAGATCGTGCATGAGGAACAGATCCGCGCGGGCCATATTCCGGTGCTGATGCCGACGATGCAATCGGCGGAACTCTGGCAGGAATCGGGCCGCTATGACGCCTATGGCCCCGAGATGCTGCGCATCAAGGACCGTCATGGCCGCGACATGCTTTACGGGCCGACCAATGAGGAGATGATCACCGACATCTTCCGCGCCCATGTCGAAAGCTACAAATCGCTGCCGATGACGCTGTATCAGATCCAGTGGAAATTCCGCGACGAGGTCCGCCCGCGTTTCGGTGTGATGCGTGGCCGCGAATTCTTCATGAAAGACGGCTATAGCTTCGATCTGACCCGCGAAGACGCGCTGCATGCCTATAACCGCCATATGGTCTCCTACCTGCGCACCTATGAGCGTATGGGCCTGACCGCGATCCCGATGCGCGCCGATTCCGGCCCGATTGGTGGCGACAATACCCATGAGTTCCTCGTGCTGGCCCCCACGGGCGAGTCGGAGGTGTTCTATGACAGCAATGTCACCGACCTCACCTTGGGCGACCGCGAGGTCGATTACGACAACCGCGAAGAGGTGGAAGCGATCTGCAAGGAGTTCACCACGCTTTACGCCCGCACCGACGAGACCCATGACGAGGCGATCTTCAACGAGGTCCCTGAAGAGCGCCGCAAATCGGCCCGTGGGATCGAGGTTGGCCAGATCTTCTATTTCGGCACCAAATATTCGGAATCGATGGGCGCTGTTGTCCAGACGCCCGACGGGTCGAAAGTGCCGGTCGAGATGGGCTCGCACGGGATCGGTGTCTCGCGTCTGGTCGGCGCGCTGATCGAGGCGAACCACGACGACAAGGGCATCATCTGGCCCGAGGGCGTGACTCCCTTCCACGTGGGGATCGTCAACCTCAAGCAGGGCGACGCGGCCTGTGACAGCGCCTGCGACGCGCTTTATGCCGCGCTGGTGAAGGCGGGTCTGGACCCGCTTTACGATGACCGCAACGAACGGGCGGGCGCGAAATTCGCCACGATGGACCTGATCGGTCTGCCGTGGCGGATTACCGTGGGGCCGCGCGGTCTGGCGGCCAATAAGGTCGAGCTGACCTCGCGCCGTAGCGGCGAAAGCGAGGAAATGTCGGCAGATGCGGCTGTGGCCAAGATCATCGAGATCTACGCCCCCCACCGCTAA